The genomic segment CGGGGTTCCGGCGCGTCGGGTGCCGTCCGCGTGCCGTCGGCCGGGGCGGGGCTGCACGGCGGCGTACCGCCGGGCGAGCGGCTGCGGGTGCTGCTGGTCGAGGACGACGAAGGCGACGCCTTCCTGGTCGGCGAGCTGCTCGCCGAGACCAACTCGATGATCGACCTGCTGGTGGCCACCAGCCTCAGCGAGGCCCGGCAGCGGGTGATGGGCGTCGACTGCGTCCTGCTCGACCTGGGCCTGCCCGACGCGCAGGGCCTGGACGGGCTGCGCCGGGTGCTGGAGATGGCCAGCGGTGCGGCGGTCTGCGTACTGACCGGCCGCTCGGACGAGCACCTGGGCATCGTCGCGGTCGCCGAGGGCGCGCAGGACTACCTGGTCAAGGGCCAGGTCGACGGCGTCCTGCTGACCCGGGCACTGCGGTACGCGGTGGAGCGCAAGCGGGCCGACGAGAACGCCCGCCGGCTGCGTGAGGTGGAGCTGCGCCAGGCCGAGTCCGCCCGCCTGGAGCGCGGCCTGCTGCCGCAGCCGCTGATGACCACCGACGAGGTGTCGGTGCACACGTTCTACCGGCCCGGCCGGCACGCCGCGCTGATCGGCGGCGACTTCTACGACGTGGTGCAGACCCGGCCGGACCGGATCGATTTCATCGTCGGCGACGTCTGCGGGCACGGCGTGGACGAGGCGGCGCTCGGCGTCGAACTGCGCGTGGCCTGGCGGGCCCTGGTGCTGGCCGGGGTGCCGGACGACGAGGTGCTGCCCGCGCTGGAGCAGGTGCTGATGAGCGAGCGCCGCCTCCAGGAGATCTTCGCGACGGTGGCCACCACCCGGCTCGACCTGGCCTCGGCACGGGCCACCGTCCGCCTCGCCGGTCACCCGCCGCCGCTGCTGCTCAGCGGCGGGAAGGTCGCGCCGGTACCGGCCAAGGGCGGGTTGCTGCTGGGCGTACGGCCGCGCCGCCCGGTCGCCTTCGACCTGGAGTTCGACACCGACGACTGGTCCCTGCTGATGTACACCGACGGCCTGATCGAGGGCCGGGTGGACGGCGGGGACGAACGCCTCGACGTGCCGGGCCTGACCGGGCTGCTCGACGACCCGGCGAACCGGGCGGTGCCGCTGGCCGAGCTGCCCGCCTGGCTGGTCGGGCGGGCCGAGCAGATAAACGGCGGCCCGCTGGCCGACGACGTGGCGATGTTGCTGGTGACCCGCGGTAGCGGTCGGTGAGCGTGAGCGCGAAAGGCTACGGGGAGGAACCTGTGAAGGCGTACCAGCAGGGGTGGACCCTGCGGCGGCGGGTGGTCGCGCTCCTCGGCGTGGTGGTGGTGCTGCTGCTCGGGCTGGCCGCCGCTGAGGCGGCGGTCGCCGCGAAGAACCGCGAGAACATCGACGCGGTGCTGCTCAAGACCGGCCCGCTGCGCGTCCAGGCGCAGGAACTGATGAGCGTGCTGCTCGACCAGGAGACCTCGGTTCGCGGGTACGCGGTGAACGGTGACCGCCGTGACCTGGAGCCCTACCAGGAGGGCGTGAAGCGCGAGCAGACGCTGGCCGCCTCGATCCGGGACCTGTCGGCCGACTACCCGGACGTGCGCCGGTCGCTGGACGTGGTGGAGCAGCAGACCGCGCAGTGGCGGACCCAGGTGGCCGAGCCGGTGATCACCACTGTCGAGCGGGACGGCGCGGCGGCCGGCCAGGCGCTGATCACCGACGCGACCCGCCAGCAGTTCGACGGCATCCGGACGTCGGTGAACACCCTTCAGGACGAGATCCTCACCGTCCGGCAGGAGACCGCCGACCGGGTCAACTCGACCAGCAACGCGCTGGTCGTGCTGCTGGT from the Micromonospora sp. WMMA1947 genome contains:
- a CDS encoding fused response regulator/phosphatase codes for the protein MPSAGAGLHGGVPPGERLRVLLVEDDEGDAFLVGELLAETNSMIDLLVATSLSEARQRVMGVDCVLLDLGLPDAQGLDGLRRVLEMASGAAVCVLTGRSDEHLGIVAVAEGAQDYLVKGQVDGVLLTRALRYAVERKRADENARRLREVELRQAESARLERGLLPQPLMTTDEVSVHTFYRPGRHAALIGGDFYDVVQTRPDRIDFIVGDVCGHGVDEAALGVELRVAWRALVLAGVPDDEVLPALEQVLMSERRLQEIFATVATTRLDLASARATVRLAGHPPPLLLSGGKVAPVPAKGGLLLGVRPRRPVAFDLEFDTDDWSLLMYTDGLIEGRVDGGDERLDVPGLTGLLDDPANRAVPLAELPAWLVGRAEQINGGPLADDVAMLLVTRGSGR